The Anolis sagrei isolate rAnoSag1 chromosome 6, rAnoSag1.mat, whole genome shotgun sequence genome includes the window gaaggaaggaaagagatagagaaagaagaggagaaggaaagatgggaaggaaggaaggaaggaaggaaggaaggaaggagggagggagggagggagggagggagggagggagggaaagaagtagagaaagagggaagattggccacagcaacacgtggcgggtaaaggttgttatttctattattatgatgatgatgctattgttcctatgagacccttttagggggaatgggagaggtgtcaggtcccagaggcaatgcattgcattattgttattgttatgatggtagtgaaataaaaggaaataaaaagagaaagaaggaagcaaacagggagggaagaaaggcaaaggaagaaagggggagggaatgaaggaaagagagaaggatgaaaccaagtagtgaaagaaggaaagaaagaaagagggagagaaggaagaaagggggaggaaaagggagaaggaataggtagggacctctctttcataatagtccagatatctacctcaactttgataagttttactataggccacagcaacgcgtggcagggcacagctagttattattattatggctgtgactgaaacaagcttgtcccctccttactgtgacatcttttcaaatagttaaacatggctatcatgtcttatctcagccttctcttttgtaggttaaatatacccagctctttaagagtTTCTCATAGAGCTTGGCTTCTAAACCTCTGGTCATTTTGGCCACCCTTCTCTGGATATGTTCTAGTTGTCAATagccttcttgaactgtggttcacagaactggacacagtattccagatatggTCAGACCAAAGGAGAATAGAATGGGACTATTATTTCCTTTGATCTATCTAGACACTACTATTAATGCAACCTAGAACTGCATTGGCatttttagctgttgcatcacactgttCACTCATGTtcacttgtggtctactaagactccttgATCCCTTTCACAGAAAGCTTATGGTGcccacagaactcttctccagtacATCTCAAATGAGTTGATATCACCCTTCTTCACTGTCGTTTTTACAAGTATACACAGAAATCAGAAATGCCATTGCATGAGCAATGTCTGATTCTTTCATAGCTGTTCTTCCAAATCTAGTTGTCAGATTTCTTCACTGCAGTCCCCATCATAATCAATGACGAAGCCAAGGTATGGAAATGTGAAACTATTTCAAGGACTTCATTAAACCTTAAAGTTTTTGTTTTCATAATGTCCAACTTGAGTTTCTTGAGTTTCTTCAGAAATCGTTTCAAGTCTTTGTTTTGTACTGCTGGTAATATAATGTTGCCTGTTGCTATTtacttatcgtgtcaggggcagactaaacagttgcattgcatttttaacaaacaaacaaacaaaacacaaagtttgcaagcttggtagttgattaaatgtcctttgtccagtagttggccacttggagtgcctctggtgttgctgcaagaaggtcctccattgtgcatgtggcagggctcaggttgcattgcagcaggtggcctgtagtttgctcttctccacactcacatgttgtggattccactttgtaaccccatttcttaaggttggctctgcatctcgtggtgccagagcgcaatctgttcagcgccttccaagtcgcccagttttctgtgtgcccaggggggagtctctcatttggtatcagccattggttgaggttctgggtttaagtctgccatttttggactctcgcttgctggggtgttccagcgagtgtctctgtagatcttagaaaactatttgatttaagtcattgacgtgctggctgatatccaaacaggggatgagctgccTGTTGTTGATGTCCCTTTCTTCAATATTCACATTTCCTTTTCCCGAATCTATTCCTGCCTTAGATATAATGTGTTCTGCTTATAAATTAAGCAGGGCGAGCTGTTCCTGATCCCCTTATCACTTGAAAACTGTTCCATTTCTCTGTAATAGTGGCCTCTTATCCTAAGTACATAAACAATGAAATTTATGGCACACCCATTTTGTCAAGAATGATCATAGTTTTTAATGATCTATAAAATCAAAGGCTTTGCTATATAAAACACCAAGCTAATTTTCTTCCGATATACTTTGGTGTGTTTCATTATgctatttatgtttgttttttacatttcTTGTGCCGTATATGGTAAGAGTCTTTCCTGTATAATTTTGAGTATTATTTTGCTTACATGAAAGATTAATGTAATGGTCAAAGGTCAAATTCTTCCTGCTCTCCTGCTTTCATGAGAACTAAAATGTATATCAAATGTTTCTCATCAGTGGGCCATCCTTGACATATTTGTTGACAGATCACCTTAAAGGTGTTATGCATTTCCTCATTGAAAGCAGTCTTCAACATGCAGCATTTGAGACCAGGcattctgctttaactgccaaACATACTTCTGTGGATGCATTTTCACCTATGTTAACATGCTAACATAtgaatgtgccccccccccttcacataAAGTAAAGGCTAAGTCCAAAAGTGCATAATCTTTTATCTCATGCTTAACTAAATCCAAATACACTAAAATATTGTAGTTCTCGTTATTTAATTTATAACTGTTTAATCTGAATAGTGTCATCTTGAAAAGGAGACGTATTAATAAGTGTAAGAAGATCAAGGGAAAAATTCACTAATttgttaaaatatataatttcttaTGATGTAATTCTGTTCTCTTTGGGAAAGCACCATCAAGGCTATAGTTCAGAATTCTTCATAATCAAATTTAGACTGTATCAAAAATATACAAGCCATAAGAAGAAGTAGACATTTTGTGTTTCATTAGCATAATTTTACATCTTCTGAAAGAAACCAGTTCCAGTGTAGAATTTATTCCTCAAAAAGATCTAAACATGTGTATCATAACATTCAGGTTCTGAAGAAAATTTCATGGTTaactgtatatttgcattttataAGAGTGATTTGTTATATAAAaaagaataattttaaaatgtaccaaAGATCTTGACATTCTTGTTTTAATATGGGACTGGAACATCACAAACGTTTAACAGAATAAACCTTGTGCTATTTAGcactttttaaacaaaattaCTATCAGATGAGccttctaattaagaaaagaaaaaaaatagctgCCATTATTACAGAAATGTGGAAATCGTGTcatgcattttaaaatctatgtACTCTGATTATTGTGATAGTAATTGAGTATTCATCTAGCACCATGCtttaaataaattacattttGCCCCCTCCCAAACCAAGCTATTAAAAGATAGTCTGCCAACTCCTAAAAGAAAGATTAAGCCATTTATTTCTCACAGAGTCCATTAATCATGAACATGGtcattgctttatttatttatttagaaataaataaataaataaataatcattgcTGGAAGTAAACTTTACCTAGGAAGAAAATATTGGACTTACTCTAAGAATTCTTTCTCTTTGGAGGTGTAGATTGCTGGGAAGAATTGCCTTATTTAAAGTAGATTTTGGACATATTAGGTAGCACTAATGTGTAGCTGTTCTATTTTCAAGGAAGAAATCCTTCCTTTAAGAAATTTGGTGTAGTTGAATTAATATTCTTTTTCAGGGGGTCAGGGAGGACCAATGCATAAACCAATGGAATGCTGTTATCGATATTACTAAACATGTAACAGCTATATAACAAAGACGGACTCATACTAAAGTGGACTGCTACATTCTCTTTATGAAGAAAGAACATTAAGTGTGATGCAGAAGAAGGCAGACTTCAGGTTTACAGGAATGTCCGTAAATGCTAGCTGATTCAAAAGGATGTATCCAGGGGGGAAATCCAATACTGCAAGCAAAGAATCTGCATATACAAATATAAATCTGCATCTTAGTCTTGTTTGGACCAAATGATTACTAGTTAAACAACTGGGAATTAGAGATTCTTATTGATCTAGTATAAATCTCTTGTTTTTTATGCATTCAAGGCATTTCTGACACATGGTaacttaaggcaaacctatgatGGGTTTTTCTTAGTAAAATATGTTCAGGGGAGTGTGTTGCCTTTTCCTCCtgctgaggttgagagagtgtgactttcctcaaagtcatccagtaggtttccatggtcaGATGGGATTAAAATCCTGGTTTTAAAGTTGCAGTCCAATACTCCAACTATTACATCCCACTGGCTTTCAGTGATTCCTAATAAATCTTGATACAACTTCTGCCTGTGATCTACCTGTTttttgctggggtttttttttgggggggggggctttctatACTTGGATGAAAAGTTGTCAATTGCACCCAGAATTAGTTCCATCTAAACTCACATTTTCCAGCAAGATTTCTTGAGCTGTATTTTAGATATGTGTGACAAGGTAAGCATCTTCTTCTCAGCCAATGCATAAACCGTGCCCAATAACCAATTCAACACTAGATTCTACTGTAAAAAAGACTTCATCATTTTCTTAGGAAAGTGGAAAATAAGCAGGTGGAAAAATATGCTGCTTCTTGATTGTGATGGTGTTCTTAAAACACTACCAGTGGGTCAtttgcacaaaataaaataaaaccacttTATCTCAATCTTGTGCCTAaagcgccgggggggggggggcacacatctCTTTCCACATGTATTTGTGtgaaaaaaatacacattttctgCTATGTTTGAAGATATGGAGCTGGGTGGAGAATATATTACATCTGCTATTTGCTTTTGTGCCCATTTTATTCTCATGATAGTGAGCTGTTACAGGCCATATCTCAGTGTGACACTGAGATTTAAGGTTGAAAGGGTAGAATGACTCTTGACAATTGATGCTTTTTTTGCTTGCTACTGTGCTGGATGGGAGCAATATACTACACATAGTCCTGGCACCAAAGTGCTAATCAACTACAGATTACAGAAGCAACTTGGCATTACATGTCTCTCACCTGCTATTTAGTATTTGGCTTCAAGCTGTATGCTGTTTTGTTCAAGAGCGGATACAGATGAACAATTTGGAAAGGACATAGTACTTGGATGAAAAATCACTACACCATTTGGCAGAGCCCAAGTATAATGCCAGCATTCGGTAGACATGACTTGGACCTTATAGGCCAAATATATGAATCGGGTAACTTGATCACATATTTTTTTACCCTCCCACACAGTGCTTGGTGTAAAGAAAGAAGGagctgaatgaatgaaagaaaaggatgaaGAACAAATTGGGCCCAGAAAGTCTGAAGCAGGTTCTGAACTCCAAAAGGCCTGCTTTTTTACTTAAGACAGGGCACATATCAGGAAGATTTTTTTTGGCCATCAAATAAAACAGGAAGTTGGATACAAAAATTACCCTCATTTTTGTGTCTTTACCTGCCCAAGAATACTGAATGTATACACAAAGATCACAGCAATATAATGATTCTCACAGAGCTGAGTGATGTTCAGCCAGTAATTAAAAGTAGCTTTCAGTACATTCCTCTAAGTCTTCTGAAAGTAAGATTCAGAAGGCGTACAAGTACTTTACAATGTCAACATCAATTACTACTCTTAATGATTTATAAAGGAAAGCAACATTTAGCTAACATTTATGTTCACACAAAGACATCCTTGACTATATTCAAGTAAAATTGCAGGATTGTGTCTTTCAAAACAAGGGCTGTAAGCAGAACATATGACAGTAAGCAAGCAACGGCTGACATGCAACAGCCTTACCAGAGTCTGCTTAAGATAAAATTCCGAACACTACACAAGTGCTCCAAAATGAAGAGCAATCTTTTCTTCTTGCTCACAGAGCAATTACTTCTTCTAGTTACTTTAAAATGCCTCATTCTGCCAGGGCCATATTCTTCGATTGTAGTTTATCCATCTCTTGGCCAATACTTCCCTCCACTGTATCACACTGTGCGAGGAAAGCCTAAAAACAAAGTTGAAATATAAGACAATGTATTAGGATCTCCTTTAAAAGTCATTTTCCCTGGGGGTGGGGACATGTTTTCACAGATTGAACAGAGTCAAGAAATAGTTAAAGATCATAGTTAAAGGGTGGTCATTCACTGTGCCTACAGTATAGTGGAACCAACCATGTTTTGCTTCAGTTCACTCAGTCTTGCCTACAGATGCTGCCTACTAGGGTTAAGTTTGGTTCGGAAAAACCTAAAGTTCAGAAAAACTTAACGAATTtggacttttgaaccaattttgaaccatgcaggaatagtgggaggagcaattcctaatttgaaccacttacccatttttcagaattgtttccggatgtctcccacagttattttgattttcagaaccattacgCAACTTTGGCAAAGCGTAAACAAACGGTTTTAAAATCTCGTGGTTTTCCTTCCctggcgatgcaaagagggacgaagTGGGTGTGGCTAAGGAgtagcacagctcttcttgaaggccatgcccccagtggtagagattgcaaaaggtccttTAACAGAaagaccttttgcaatctctaccattcgtggcgtggccttcaagaagagctgtgcttagccacacccacctcattacTCTTTGCATCACCactcaccagggaagggaaactgcgagattttaaaactttgtttaggctttgccaaagttacttgcttaatggttctgaaaatcaaaataaccatgggagacatccaaacatcacAGAATTATTCCACAccgccttgctgctcattagccgaGATTAGTTGagcagcagtctttgtctaaatataaagtaaagtgaatctacaaaggtgtccaaagagaaggcagcaaagccttTCCCGTGACAAAAAAACGCTTTCCCTGCAATAAAGATAGCATGTGTCCACCACAAAAGGGGAGCTCCAtggctctccacacacacacacactgtgctaCACAACGTTTCTGAAAAACTACTTTtcaactaaatctggctaccagtattttaaaaaacctccaaaatcagcacagtaaataaagagcgacaatcagaaaacaatcagaattccaggcaggaaacaataagggccagctaccacctcccaacaaaggattccccaggcaggaagcagtcaggctttgaagctgtgaggccattcaatgttaatcaaggtgaacaattgcaaccaccagacaagagttctttctcccaccctggtcattccagagatatatactagtcctcacttgcctagattccagcagacttcacaacctctgactgctggagagtgtgagagagaggcTCTCGCACCCATGTCCATACAAAGAAACAGTGCCAAGATCGAGAGAAGATAAAGGTTCCTATCTCCCATGCAAGTCAATGGCAGCAAAATAGCCTTGGAAACAAAAGCCTCCCTGGTTCGAATCCCCATCAGGGACAAAAATGTCAAAAACGGGAGGGCACAGAGGGttgccattaacgaagcgatttGGAATTTTttgatatttccgatctttttttccagaaaatttcagaaatcatttcaaaatcgaattgccagcgccccctacatccgaaacaagttttgaaccatttttttaaaatcaaacaagcctactgtctACATAAACTAGGCTTCCTCTTGAACAACTTGCTCTTTGGATCTTTAGCACCAGGCTGTTTGGTAGAAAATGCTAACTGGGGAAATCATCTgtgtacaaattattattatttatttttctcccatttttctcccatgggtgaaGCACTGGTCTTGTCTTTGGATTCACTTCTTTCCCCTGAAACTACTCTCAGGAGCAAGTTAGGAAGCTGCCAGGAGAGTCAGCTGCTAATTTGAATAGCTGCTTTCTGGTGGTAGGGATCAGTgactcagaatcatagagttggaagagaccacaagggccattaaGTCCAactcccttgccatgcaggagaagacaaagcacccccacagatggccatagatggagactccatcacactctgaggcagcatattccactgtcaaacagctctgtcaggaagtttttcatattgtttaggtgggatctcttctCCTGCAATTTGAAATCACTGGGGCCTAGTCTGTAGAGTAGCAGAAAATAAACCTGCCCCCTCTTCAATGTGACACCCTTCTTTTATCTATGTGAAACATACACAGCTCCCTAAACTGTTCtccatagggcttggtttccaaacatttcatcattttggtcacctttctctggacacattacagcttgtacGTATCCTTCTTGAACTGCACTGCTCAGAACTGGCACAGTATTTCAGATGAGGTGTGACCAAAGCAGAATTCATTCCATCTGCTTTATTCTTGGTCATGGATAAGCAATCTTCTAGGTCTAGAGACTGACTTTCTGACCCAGAGCCCTTTTGAGGACTGCACAGATTGTCCAAATATTAAAAACTAAGGTCCAGGCCATCTTTTCTTTCAGTGAAGGCAAATAGAATAATATGAAATGTtggctatgtaaaaaaaaaaaaccctaacatTTGTTTCTTCCTGTTAAAAGATAGCAGATGTTCAGCAGGCTCCACTGAACATCAACACAgtatttaaaaaagtattttagtTGCAGGGGCTTAAATACTCCAAGCAAAGGCATCTGattctgtttgatcttggaagagAACCAAATGAATAACAGGCTATTCAGAAgaagaaaatagcaaaatcacctctaagtatttcttgttgttgtttttttaaagaactatatgaagttgccataagtcagcatgtgacttgaacacacacatacattcaaatATTACGTGAGGAGTCACAATGGACCCATTTATTTTACTTCTAACTCTGCCTTTCTAAACTATGTATTTTACCATTTGACTTTATACATATTTGCTTATGCTTTTCTGGATTGAAGACTGTACCTGACATTCAATGAGGATTCCAATTATTTTTTGCCaacaattaatattttttttttctagTGCTGTTTCAACCAGAGTCGAAATTCCCATTCAGTATGGatactttgggcaagtcacactctccctgcctcagaggaaggaaaaaggaaatttCCTCTGAACAAGTTTTGTTAAGAACTTCTTTGGATAGGGTTGCCTTAtgatctccataagtcagaaatgcctAGAAGGCACAACACAGCAACAATACAATGATTTGTTCTTATTTACATTTATAcattgtacagaagtgtttataataatatgcttataactgtatttatgtttgcattggttgccctaaggctggagcggcctagctgtgagaaatgtgttaccatggaaacgaggcagaagaggaggtgggaggagcttagagagaaaaggtttttaaaaaagtgacagttagagtcagtcaggggggagactctgagagagcagcagagtccgaggggagactctgagagagcagcagagtcagtttttagactctgaggagtgaagaagtgaagagtcaggttttagtgttcgtgaatagtagagatttcttcagctaggaagctgaaggggaaaactttgttagttgctttagttagaaagaactaacagaggcttgttaggatcgctagtcgggggaagactggagatctgtgatttgatcaagtatagatcaaacagagagactattcactgcagggaacactggttaataaagcgctttaccacagcaagagttcataagttgtaacatcgaaagtctgaattgtatcgcaaccaagttacatgtaaccatcaagtatttgccaagcttaacatcttcatactgcaaccatacgctgtttaaaaataaacttgttctctttggtttttaaaactgcctcatctccattaattttacgttctgtgcacccactctaccaaaattacctcacaacacaaacagagcctttaataccagagccttttacaaatcagtggctcctctctcctaaacctaggcgcttcctcactagttggtagcgtctctctacaatttggtggcagcttcattaccattggCGGAGGTTCTTTACATACATAAAACTATTTTagttttggaggggttttttggcAAGTCTTCAAACAGGTTGAGTAAATTTCCACACTAGACTGAAAGTTTGACTTTCTAATTTTGGCATCACATAAGCACTGGTTTTCACACAGGAATTACCTGAACCTTTTTCACTAGTCCCTTTTTCTTCTGTTTACAGTCACTGTAGTTGTCGGGAAGAGTCTGAAGCAAAATAAAGATAGGTGCAAAATTAATGTTGTTTTTTCCTGAAAACAATACATAaggtcttatgtccaaattttatTTTCACAAAAACATGCTTCAGTGATATATTTACCTAAATGGGGATAAGGTAAACAAATTTAATCAGTTGCATAATCTCTATTTAGTTAACGATCAATTGAAAAGCAAAGCAACACAGCAGAACAGTTAGCATTTAATGTTTACAACTCCAgttcaaaaaatattttggatCTGAACCAGGGTTCAATTATTTTCACTTAATCATGGCACACTGGATATCTGTAGGAATTCACTACTTCAAATTAAAGTGTGGAAAAATGTGACCtatacaaaagaagaagaagatagatTTGTCTGTGCTGCCTTAGACACTCCCAGTGCACCCCACAAAGTCAGTAAGGTGTGCCGTCCTCTGTCCCCTGtaataattcttcttcttcttcttcttcttcttcttcttcttcttcttattattattattattctacatttataccccgcccttctcaccccagtgggggactgAGGGCAGCTTACAATCCATTgcatacaatgccgcattacacatataataataaacataacataccaatttaaacaattaacatatcaattcaagcatacaataataaacatgacataataatttaaatataaatacaataaaaggcttagaagtaattcaaatagaaatacgataaaaagcttaaaagtatTGATGTGGTGATACTGCATAAAAGAGATTATgttaagaaaaggaagagagtaaCTTTTTTAAAGTCCCATAAGCCATTTATTTTGTGTTTGCCCAGACTTATATAGCCTACATAAAAGCTTCACtacataaaaaacaacaaaactaagtTTTCTTGAACAGCCATAACTAATTGTAATAAGAATTTACTCACAATAGCATCAATCTGCTCCAGAATTTTCATGAACTGCTCAGCAGTTCCCTTTATCCGTTTGTCTAGCTGGTGAAGTGCTTCAATTTGAAGATTCTTTGCCAGAAAACCCTGTGTGGAAATAATCCATTTGAAGATCTGAGATTATTGTATTAACATTAACTGAACAAGGCGTATACAGATGACTGACATATATGTGCATTTGTTTATTCTCACATCTTCCCCATTCATTCATTTTCTGACAGACACATACATATCATTGCCTACTCTCTTTTTTAAATAGATCATTTTTACTGAATACAATTTTCTTGTTGTGGTGTGCCTTGAAGTCGTTTTCCTCTATGGCGATtacaggcttttcttggcaagatttcttcagaagaggtttttcactgccttcctctggggttaaagagagtgtgacttgtccaaggtcactaaGTGAGTTTCAtggtcaagcagggattcaaaccctggtctccagaatctaAGACTCAAATTACTACACCATGCAAATCTACATGAAGTAAAACTTgaataaaacaaacaatgaaaATCGTCTATAATAAAAAACTATGTATACAAATCGAAATCATCTAAATATATAACAAAACATTCAAATAactaaagagaaaaagaaaaatatgaccTCCAATTACTGCATATTTTAATTCTtaactttctgtttctttttaccTTAATACATTACACTTTGTCTACACATTCAACTCATACTAATCAAGCAGTCGTCAAATCACCACCATTTTGccccttccttcccaggtcaatTATGAATTACCAGCTTCTATTAATGATTTTTCTTTAATTAGAATAGACAATTTGTCCATTTCAAGTACATATTTCAATTttagtaatcatagaatcatagaatcaaagagttggaagagacctcatgggccatccagtccaacccgctgccaagaagcaggaatattgcattcaaatcacccctgacagatggctatccagcccctgtttaaaagctcccaaagaaggagcctccaccacactccggggcagagagttccactgctgaacggctctcacagtcaggaagttcctcctcatgttcagatggaatctcctttcttgtagtttgaagccatggttccattgcgtcctagtctccaaggaagcagaaaacaaccttgctccctcctccctgtggcttcctctcacatatttatacatggctatcgtatctcctctcagccttctcttcttcaggctaaacatgcccagctccttaagccactcctcatagggcttgttctccagacccttgatcattttagtcgccctcctctggacacattccagcttgtcaatatctctcttgaattgtggccaCTAATGAAAATCAATTTTCATTAGTGGGTAATAAGTCACTCTTCCATTTCTGAGCATTTAATATTATTGTAGCTACTGTCATTTATTGAAATGTTTCCATGACTCCTTTCCAGCTGATCATCCATCAATCCCAAAAGGAGAAGTTCATGTTTGaattaaaacaatatttctgCACCCTCAAATGGATTATTCGTGGTAATCAACAAATCATCCACTGATGCCCTTAGTTTCTATTATTCCTTCTTGATCTTTATTCCTACTGCCTTTTCATGTTGCCTGATATCTCCATTCAAGACCTcaaattaaaaaatgaatggtGACTATGGATatccttgtctagttccttttgGTATCTCATATGGATTGGTTAACTCttcattaattattattgttattgttgttaaataAATTATCATCCCTCTGCATGCCCTGCCCATCTGCATACGCATGAACACTCATGTCCTCTATTCAATCACATTAACGCACCTTCCCCATTTACATTTACACTCCTTATCATCTGTCTCTAAAACGAATCTTTCTGTATTTTCACTGGTAAACCATTCTCCTccattttcattgtttcattcACTTTATTCTGTTCCTACATATTGTTATACATCTTCCTGTATTTCCTCTGTTTTTCCACTCCTAGGTTTTTCCATACTcactctctcttacacacacataaTACAACCAGTGTCTATACACACCATTACTGGTACACACTTCCTTATTTGTAAAGATTTTCTCCATGAAGAGACCCCTCTATGAATCTATGTTCAGGATCACACACAGGCGCATTCCATCTCTTTGACATGCATCAGGTAGAGCCCCCTCTTCACAAAAAGACCCACAATGCACAGTTCAGAAACACAAACTGAGATATGCTCTCCTTCAGCGAGACACAGTCACCAATACTATAACAATAGTTTTACCAACAActaaaaaatataaacacagattaaTTGCTGCACCAAGAAAGTGACTCACTTTCTGAATACCTCCAAGTTCTTTATTGACTTCTTCTATTTTCTTGGCTGCTTGTTCCACTGATAGTTCTAAATCTTTTAATTTCTTCAGTTCAGCCTCTTCATCAGGACTCTTCTGTGTAttaagaagggagggaaaagataAACACAACTTTTCATCCTTATCCAGGATTCTGAACTTtataaaatccaaaatgtttGACATGAGTGGCCAAAATAGTGACACCAATGAAAAAAAGTTCAATTTACAACAATATTTAATCC containing:
- the BAG1 gene encoding BAG family molecular chaperone regulator 1 yields the protein MAVPAGSSALTVTVTYGNEKHSLQVGSQEEGKQPTVRDMALLIEQLTGVPLSFQKLIYKGRSLKEMEQPLSTYGVKNGCKVMLIGKRKSPDEEAELKKLKDLELSVEQAAKKIEEVNKELGGIQKGFLAKNLQIEALHQLDKRIKGTAEQFMKILEQIDAITLPDNYSDCKQKKKGLVKKVQAFLAQCDTVEGSIGQEMDKLQSKNMALAE